The Erythrobacter insulae genome window below encodes:
- a CDS encoding glutathione S-transferase — MSALPALYSFRRCPYAMRARMALWMAGITVELREVKLADKPPQLAEASAKATVPVLVLQDGTVIDESIAIMRWALSQNDPEGWLAGDDSGLIARNDGPFKHHLDRYKYPTRYPDEAGGDDDTFRFDHRSGGLAILNDLDARLGSSKHLCGGTRTLADIALFPFIRQFANTDRDWFDEQGLPHVQEWLEGHLASDLFKAIMPKFTPWKAGDEPVAFGP; from the coding sequence ATGAGCGCGCTGCCCGCCCTCTATTCCTTCCGCCGCTGCCCCTATGCAATGCGGGCGCGCATGGCGCTATGGATGGCAGGGATCACGGTTGAACTGCGCGAGGTCAAACTGGCCGACAAGCCGCCTCAGCTTGCCGAGGCATCTGCCAAAGCGACCGTTCCGGTGCTGGTCCTCCAAGATGGAACCGTGATCGACGAAAGCATCGCCATTATGCGCTGGGCGCTTTCGCAGAACGATCCCGAGGGATGGCTGGCGGGCGATGATTCCGGTCTGATCGCCCGCAACGATGGCCCGTTCAAACATCACCTTGACCGCTACAAATACCCCACCCGTTACCCCGATGAAGCAGGCGGTGATGATGACACCTTCCGGTTCGATCACCGTTCCGGCGGATTGGCGATCCTGAACGATCTCGACGCGCGACTGGGCTCAAGCAAGCATCTGTGCGGCGGCACCCGCACTCTGGCCGATATCGCGCTGTTTCCCTTCATCCGTCAATTCGCCAACACCGATCGTGACTGGTTCGACGAACAGGGCCTGCCGCATGTGCAGGAATGGCTCGAGGGACACCTTGCCTCTGATCTGTTCAAAGCGATCATGCCCAAGTTCACGCCGTGGAAAGCGGGCGATGAACCGGTCGCATTCGGGCCATAG
- the trhO gene encoding oxygen-dependent tRNA uridine(34) hydroxylase TrhO: MPVHQSPIQVAALYRFTRFDDPAAIQAPLQAACDGAGVKGTILLAKEGINGTIAGTHNALSSVLEHIRALPGCAETEVKFSHADEMPFNRMKVRLKREIVTMGQPDIDPRASVGRYVAPEDWNDLISDPETIVIDTRNDYEVAVGTFKGAVDPKTKSFGEFPTWFREHRDELLEGKKKVAMFCTGGIRCEKSTSFLRSEGIEDVFHLKGGILKYLETVPEEDSKWEGECFVFDQRVAVKHGLELGSYGQCFACRMPLTKAEMASDDYAAGVSCPHCINERGEQQRARYAERQRQQQLAKQRGEIHVGAAPRASDDDTPKLSDGGWEANFPSGLSPDSGSDANTE; the protein is encoded by the coding sequence ATGCCGGTCCACCAATCACCCATCCAAGTCGCCGCGCTCTATCGCTTTACGCGCTTTGACGATCCCGCTGCGATCCAGGCCCCGCTTCAGGCGGCGTGCGACGGCGCGGGTGTCAAAGGCACAATCCTGCTTGCGAAGGAAGGCATCAACGGCACAATCGCAGGCACGCATAATGCGCTGTCCAGCGTTCTTGAACATATCCGCGCCCTGCCCGGCTGCGCGGAAACCGAAGTGAAATTCAGCCACGCCGATGAAATGCCCTTCAACCGCATGAAGGTCCGGCTGAAGCGTGAGATCGTGACCATGGGCCAGCCGGATATCGATCCGCGCGCAAGCGTGGGCCGCTATGTCGCGCCGGAGGATTGGAACGATCTGATCAGCGATCCTGAAACCATCGTAATCGACACGCGGAATGATTATGAAGTCGCCGTTGGCACATTCAAAGGCGCGGTTGATCCCAAAACAAAAAGCTTTGGCGAATTTCCCACGTGGTTTCGCGAACACCGCGACGAATTGCTCGAGGGTAAAAAGAAAGTCGCGATGTTCTGCACCGGCGGCATTCGCTGCGAAAAATCGACCAGTTTCCTGCGTTCCGAGGGCATTGAGGATGTGTTCCACCTGAAAGGCGGTATTCTCAAATACCTCGAAACGGTTCCTGAAGAGGACAGCAAATGGGAAGGCGAATGTTTCGTTTTTGATCAGCGCGTGGCGGTCAAACACGGGCTTGAGCTGGGATCATACGGCCAATGCTTTGCCTGCCGGATGCCTTTGACAAAGGCAGAAATGGCCTCGGATGATTATGCCGCCGGGGTCAGCTGCCCGCATTGCATCAATGAACGCGGCGAACAACAACGCGCCCGCTATGCCGAGCGCCAACGCCAGCAGCAGCTCGCAAAACAGCGCGGCGAAATACATGTAGGCGCCGCGCCCAGGGCCAGCGATGACGACACACCGAAATTGTCCGATGGCGGGTGGGAGGCGAATTTCCCGTCCGGCCTGTCGCCAGATTCCGGTTCGGACGCAAACACCGAATGA
- a CDS encoding MFS transporter: MTEMSAANGLVLERSRPLRLFTLFILYVGQGMPIGLFWFAIPAWMAVNGASAADIGSVAALTALPWSLKLVNGFIMDRYTYLAMGRRRVWILGAQMVMIFCLIIAALLNPSASDVAILGAIAFAVNLATTFQDVAVDGLAVDIMTEDERARGSGMMFGGQAIGISAATAITGFLIEDFGAPVSYLCVAALIAMLCIYIACFRERQGERSLPWSAGEANERNLEIQLDAWWPLLKSTCASLFTVQSLLWIAVLFSLGILYGGMAGAGPIIGANYVGWDVSAISAHTAIAGLVSGVLVMTLGGWLGDKFGAKMIGMIWIAITILLMLSMFGLSEHWGSSFLFLIFLYGWLSLNNLRTVAILPIAMRLCDPKVAATQFTIYMAVSNFGISFGAFMLGQSDKMGGLQSIFAIVALGHVIGLVLLLTVKFPRRPEYYQILKRRELRAVQKPA, from the coding sequence ATGACTGAAATGTCAGCGGCAAACGGGCTGGTGCTTGAACGCAGCAGGCCACTCAGGCTTTTTACGCTCTTTATTCTGTATGTCGGACAAGGGATGCCGATCGGGCTGTTCTGGTTCGCGATCCCTGCATGGATGGCAGTGAATGGCGCCAGCGCCGCAGATATCGGATCGGTTGCCGCTCTAACCGCTTTGCCTTGGTCATTGAAGCTGGTGAACGGCTTTATCATGGATCGTTACACGTACCTTGCCATGGGACGCCGGCGGGTCTGGATATTGGGCGCGCAAATGGTGATGATCTTTTGCTTGATCATCGCGGCGCTCCTGAACCCGTCTGCATCGGACGTAGCGATCCTTGGCGCGATCGCTTTTGCCGTTAATTTGGCGACCACATTTCAAGATGTCGCAGTGGATGGTCTGGCCGTCGATATCATGACCGAAGACGAGCGCGCCCGCGGTTCTGGCATGATGTTTGGTGGTCAAGCCATCGGCATATCGGCGGCGACTGCGATTACCGGCTTTTTGATCGAGGATTTCGGCGCACCGGTTTCCTATCTTTGCGTCGCGGCGCTTATTGCGATGCTGTGCATCTACATCGCCTGTTTTCGCGAACGTCAGGGAGAGCGCAGCCTGCCTTGGAGCGCGGGTGAAGCAAATGAGCGCAACCTTGAGATACAGCTGGACGCGTGGTGGCCGCTGCTCAAATCGACCTGTGCGTCTCTTTTTACCGTTCAAAGCCTGCTTTGGATCGCGGTCCTTTTTTCACTGGGTATTCTGTATGGCGGCATGGCGGGCGCCGGGCCGATCATCGGGGCGAATTATGTCGGCTGGGATGTTTCAGCCATATCCGCGCATACCGCGATCGCCGGCCTTGTTTCGGGTGTATTGGTGATGACGCTGGGCGGTTGGCTGGGTGACAAATTCGGGGCCAAAATGATCGGAATGATCTGGATTGCCATCACTATCTTGCTCATGCTTTCGATGTTTGGTCTTTCGGAGCATTGGGGCAGTTCATTCCTGTTCCTCATATTCCTTTATGGCTGGCTGTCGCTGAACAATCTGCGCACTGTTGCGATCCTGCCGATTGCCATGCGCCTGTGCGATCCGAAAGTCGCAGCGACGCAGTTCACGATCTATATGGCGGTGAGCAATTTTGGCATTTCATTTGGCGCTTTCATGCTGGGTCAAAGCGACAAGATGGGCGGTCTGCAATCGATCTTCGCGATTGTAGCGTTGGGCCATGTGATCGGCCTTGTCCTGTTGCTGACGGTGAAATTCCCGCGTCGTCCCGAATATTACCAGATTCTGAAACGGCGTGAGTTGCGGGCGGTTCAAAAGCCCGCATAG
- a CDS encoding pirin family protein, protein MIELRPFNTLGAANHGWLDAHHHFSFASYQDPARVNWGSLRVWNDDAIAPGTGFPTHPHEDMEIITYVRTGAITHRDSMGNEGRTEAGDVQVMSAGSGVRHSEYNLEDTETTLFQIWIIPDERGGEPSWGAKQFPKGDRSGTFVPLASGSDNDNDTLRIRTDARVLGATIKAGESVTYEIGDASRHLYLVPATGKIKVDDVEANARDGVAITQLDQITITALEDTEIVLVDAA, encoded by the coding sequence ATGATCGAACTTCGCCCTTTCAACACCCTTGGCGCCGCCAATCACGGCTGGCTGGATGCGCATCATCATTTTTCGTTCGCGAGCTATCAAGATCCTGCCCGCGTCAATTGGGGCTCCTTGCGCGTTTGGAATGATGATGCGATCGCACCGGGCACAGGCTTTCCCACACACCCGCACGAAGACATGGAGATCATCACCTATGTCCGTACCGGCGCGATCACGCACCGTGACAGCATGGGCAATGAAGGCCGCACCGAAGCAGGCGATGTTCAGGTGATGAGCGCGGGCAGCGGCGTGCGCCATTCGGAATACAATCTGGAGGACACAGAGACGACCCTGTTCCAAATCTGGATCATTCCCGATGAACGCGGCGGCGAACCAAGCTGGGGCGCAAAGCAGTTTCCGAAAGGCGACCGCAGCGGCACCTTTGTTCCGCTCGCCTCGGGATCTGACAATGACAACGACACGCTGCGTATCCGCACCGATGCACGTGTGCTGGGCGCAACGATCAAAGCCGGCGAAAGCGTAACCTACGAGATCGGCGATGCCTCGCGTCACCTGTATCTCGTGCCCGCCACCGGTAAAATCAAAGTTGACGATGTAGAGGCCAATGCGCGCGACGGCGTGGCCATCACGCAGCTTGATCAAATAACGATCACGGCTCTCGAAGACACTGAAATTGTGTTGGTTGACGCTGCCTGA
- a CDS encoding FMN-dependent NADH-azoreductase, translating to MSNILHLSASIRGDESVSDGLGKKLAEGLAAKSGASITARNLAANDLPFISEDRFGANLTPAADRTPEQAELAAIADTLIEELMAADTVVFATPIYNFSVPATVKAWADLVARAGTTFEYTPTGPAGLLEGKKAYITVASGGTPVGSDMDFATSWLKFFLGFLGIKDVQVIAADGIMGEDAADKIAAAHSKVDAIIA from the coding sequence ATGTCCAACATCCTTCACCTATCCGCCTCAATTCGCGGTGATGAAAGCGTCTCAGACGGTCTTGGCAAGAAACTGGCCGAAGGTCTCGCCGCAAAATCAGGCGCCAGCATCACAGCGCGCAATCTTGCCGCCAATGACCTGCCCTTTATCAGTGAAGACCGGTTCGGCGCCAATCTTACCCCGGCGGCTGATCGCACCCCTGAGCAGGCCGAACTCGCCGCGATCGCCGACACCTTGATCGAAGAGCTGATGGCCGCTGACACGGTCGTATTCGCAACGCCGATCTACAATTTCAGTGTGCCTGCCACGGTCAAGGCATGGGCCGATCTGGTCGCACGGGCGGGCACCACGTTTGAATACACGCCGACCGGACCTGCGGGTCTGCTCGAAGGCAAGAAGGCCTATATCACGGTAGCATCGGGCGGCACCCCGGTTGGCAGCGACATGGATTTTGCCACCAGCTGGCTTAAATTCTTCCTTGGCTTCCTTGGCATTAAAGACGTCCAAGTGATCGCGGCCGACGGGATTATGGGCGAAGACGCTGCGGACAAGATTGCCGCAGCTCATAGCAAGGTCGATGCGATTATCGCGTGA
- a CDS encoding LysR family transcriptional regulator produces MKLGDPTLDQLRIFLAVVKHGSFGGAARATNRAVSAISYGIAQLETQLAVSLFEREGSRRPVLTKAGEGLLVEARSVTDRVDALLAKTRSLHAGLESEIGLVLDVMVPGELTARVLREFRRLFPTVGLKLNIEGLGAVAECLLDNRAQLALGGPVFGDHSELERQVIGEVELVPVAAPDHPLAESGIAPGESRKHLQLVLADRSALTKGREFSVLSPLTWRLGDLSAKHSLLKEGLGWGNMPRAMVADDLAAGRLVALDLPEKPGVQYPLSALWRRDDRLGPAASWLIDAFRGELRTERG; encoded by the coding sequence ATGAAGTTAGGCGATCCCACTCTCGATCAATTGCGCATTTTCCTCGCCGTCGTGAAACATGGCAGCTTTGGCGGCGCAGCGCGCGCCACAAACCGCGCGGTTTCCGCGATCAGTTATGGGATCGCGCAATTGGAAACACAGCTCGCGGTGTCCCTGTTCGAGCGGGAGGGGTCGCGCCGTCCCGTGCTGACCAAGGCGGGCGAAGGATTGCTGGTTGAAGCGCGTTCTGTAACCGACCGGGTCGATGCGCTGCTCGCCAAAACGCGTTCGCTTCATGCCGGGTTGGAAAGCGAGATCGGATTGGTGCTCGATGTGATGGTGCCCGGCGAATTGACGGCCCGTGTCCTGCGCGAATTTCGGCGTTTGTTTCCCACGGTCGGGCTAAAACTCAATATCGAGGGGTTGGGCGCGGTGGCGGAATGTCTGCTTGATAACCGCGCTCAGCTGGCGCTGGGCGGTCCGGTGTTCGGCGATCATTCCGAACTTGAAAGACAGGTTATCGGAGAAGTCGAGCTGGTGCCGGTCGCAGCGCCCGATCATCCTCTGGCGGAAAGCGGGATTGCACCGGGTGAAAGTCGAAAGCATCTGCAACTGGTGCTGGCGGATCGATCCGCGCTGACCAAGGGCCGCGAGTTTTCCGTATTGAGCCCGCTGACATGGCGGCTCGGTGATTTGAGCGCGAAACATTCGCTGCTGAAAGAGGGGCTGGGATGGGGCAATATGCCGCGCGCCATGGTGGCCGATGATCTGGCGGCGGGGCGATTGGTGGCGCTGGATCTGCCGGAAAAGCCGGGAGTTCAATACCCGCTCAGTGCGCTTTGGCGGCGAGACGATCGTTTGGGTCCGGCGGCCAGTTGGTTGATTGACGCCTTTCGCGGCGAATTAAGAACCGAACGCGGGTGA